One genomic region from Sphingobacterium sp. UGAL515B_05 encodes:
- a CDS encoding clostripain-related cysteine peptidase has protein sequence MRFILISLIFVFLFFSCKKDAPVEPPKIKYDQTIIVVMEANNNLRQYALDNINDMEIAANTFKNAAVLVYLRSNNDEAILLRVKFDDNLKVIASDTIKKYNISNSSPQQLNRAINDGKELFPAKSYGLILWSHATSWAPPVSKRIETRSFGEDQGKQMDIIELKNAIPSGFNYIIFDACNMASIEVLWEFKEKAKYIIASPTEVLASGFPYRKVLPYLASKEPDLINAANQYFEHYSSYTGQMRSASVTLLNTEELSKLSSLCADLYLKNKSVGIPIRVNVQRLDYTADFPVPAFDFVNYLEVNFPLSELDPIKKQMEKTIIYKNATDQFLGKPIKAFSGFTCFIPESEDFYLNYYRTLNWYKDSGTNVLF, from the coding sequence ATGAGATTTATACTAATTTCTCTAATATTTGTGTTTCTTTTCTTTTCGTGTAAAAAAGATGCTCCTGTTGAACCTCCAAAAATTAAATACGATCAAACGATTATTGTCGTAATGGAGGCCAACAATAATCTAAGACAATACGCGCTTGATAATATTAATGATATGGAAATAGCAGCTAATACTTTTAAAAATGCTGCCGTTTTAGTTTATCTCCGTTCAAATAATGATGAAGCAATTCTTCTTCGAGTGAAATTTGATGACAACTTAAAAGTAATAGCCAGCGATACAATAAAGAAGTATAACATTTCAAATAGTAGTCCACAACAATTGAATCGGGCAATCAATGATGGCAAGGAATTATTCCCTGCAAAAAGCTATGGATTAATTTTGTGGTCTCATGCGACTTCCTGGGCGCCACCTGTGTCAAAAAGAATCGAAACTCGATCATTTGGAGAGGATCAGGGCAAGCAAATGGATATAATCGAATTGAAGAATGCAATTCCATCTGGATTCAATTACATTATATTCGACGCCTGCAATATGGCAAGTATTGAGGTACTCTGGGAGTTTAAAGAAAAAGCGAAATACATTATAGCGTCACCGACAGAAGTATTAGCAAGCGGGTTTCCTTATCGAAAAGTGTTGCCTTACCTTGCCTCTAAAGAACCTGATTTAATAAATGCTGCTAATCAGTACTTTGAACACTATAGTTCTTATACAGGTCAAATGCGATCTGCATCTGTTACATTGCTTAATACAGAAGAACTTTCTAAACTTTCAAGTTTATGTGCAGATTTATATTTAAAAAATAAGTCGGTTGGTATACCAATTAGGGTTAATGTCCAAAGATTAGATTACACAGCGGATTTTCCAGTGCCTGCATTTGATTTTGTAAATTATCTGGAGGTAAATTTTCCTCTTTCGGAGCTTGATCCTATTAAAAAGCAGATGGAGAAAACGATTATTTATAAGAACGCTACAGATCAATTTTTAGGAAAGCCAATTAAGGCTTTTTCTGGATTCACCTGTTTTATTCCAGAATCTGAGGATTTTTATTTAAACTATTATCGTACCCTTAATTGGTATAAAGATAGTGGTACTAATGTGTTATTTTAG
- a CDS encoding C10 family peptidase, which translates to MKKLFILFLSGLLLVSCKNQGIEQDALSRDEYFIPLSESARVADSLHYFILGEANTKASIKLNIGNTNATLKKEILSEDGTPLMRVFNYGKGGFIILAADRRANPVLAYSDETNFPSDTIPAATEAWLYENKLQIEELKSGTRENENGENLLKKGNYVKLLGGEVPTVNVKRASIEKVAGFFPPAGGCEPTGFEIGPLLQTTWNQSGGYNNLMPDMSCTPYSCNGKAYTGCVATAMAQVMRYHQYPASYNYSIMPNAVSSYLDVSSGANEISKLMRDVANSVDSQPDCDGTGAASNLNDIPYALENTFGYSVTATATDFNYNTVKSEIQANRPVILSGYKDKSGFIFHTFKGGHVWVADGVRGGTSCGEQNPDGTWTGGASFLYFHMNWGWGGSNNGWFGFASADAGGGYNFQYKRGMVYSIKK; encoded by the coding sequence ATGAAGAAACTATTTATTTTATTTTTAAGTGGACTATTACTAGTCTCATGTAAAAATCAAGGTATTGAACAAGATGCTTTAAGCAGGGACGAGTATTTTATTCCATTGAGCGAAAGTGCTAGAGTCGCAGACTCACTACATTATTTTATTTTAGGAGAGGCAAATACAAAAGCATCAATTAAATTAAATATTGGAAATACTAATGCAACTTTAAAAAAGGAAATTTTATCAGAAGATGGAACTCCCTTAATGCGTGTTTTTAATTATGGGAAGGGTGGATTTATTATTTTGGCCGCAGATCGTCGGGCCAATCCGGTATTGGCATATTCCGATGAGACAAACTTTCCATCCGATACTATACCAGCCGCAACGGAAGCATGGTTATATGAAAATAAACTTCAGATAGAAGAGTTAAAATCAGGCACAAGAGAAAATGAGAATGGAGAAAACCTTTTGAAAAAGGGGAATTATGTCAAGCTTTTAGGAGGGGAAGTTCCAACAGTTAATGTAAAAAGAGCTTCTATTGAAAAAGTCGCTGGATTTTTCCCTCCGGCAGGAGGATGTGAACCAACGGGATTTGAAATAGGCCCACTTTTGCAGACAACTTGGAATCAATCTGGCGGCTATAACAATTTAATGCCTGATATGTCTTGTACCCCTTACTCTTGTAATGGAAAAGCGTATACAGGCTGTGTAGCTACAGCAATGGCCCAGGTGATGAGATATCATCAATATCCTGCTTCATATAATTATAGTATTATGCCAAATGCAGTTTCAAGTTATTTAGATGTTTCATCAGGAGCCAATGAAATCTCTAAGTTAATGAGAGACGTAGCCAATTCTGTAGATTCACAACCGGATTGTGATGGCACAGGTGCTGCTTCTAATCTAAATGATATTCCGTACGCCTTAGAAAATACTTTCGGCTATTCAGTCACAGCGACAGCAACCGACTTTAATTATAATACCGTAAAAAGTGAAATTCAAGCCAATCGTCCAGTAATCTTAAGTGGATATAAAGACAAAAGCGGCTTTATTTTTCATACTTTTAAAGGTGGGCATGTCTGGGTAGCAGATGGTGTTCGTGGTGGTACAAGCTGTGGCGAGCAAAATCCTGATGGTACCTGGACAGGTGGTGCTTCCTTCCTGTACTTTCATATGAACTGGGGTTGGGGAGGTTCAAACAATGGATGGTTTGGGTTCGCTAGTGCTGATGCAGGCGGAGGTTATAATTTCCAATATAAAAGAGGTATGGTTTATTCAATTAAAAAATAA
- a CDS encoding M12 family metallopeptidase, with product MKTTNYLKLMSLALLFVSCQKNDISNSQASDQEKKAASYSVLYTDQQLINWKETGNPFLESEHKNSKNTLIDKNIPSQGGVFEPIPIGTKAFGVHPYQNRFWSMIRLKVGLTLVTQADYELKQNLTDAISEIEAETNIRFYNSLYDLDEDPVYHFKYPNVHISKATGNKKGSSYIGLQGGEQNIYLPEGSTVAFIKRALVNVAGMYNEQQRNDRDTYVNINTNNVDPDNRYHFDKITTNYYSIGSFDFNSITLAGSTEFSNNGLNSIWKKDGSTINSNQTLSNTDRAFINYFYLPYIARTDNYRQLDDVVYDGNNVQLTTTQRQQLQDYLNNYAPYPGDGNIINQQPF from the coding sequence ATGAAAACTACCAATTATTTAAAATTAATGTCATTGGCGTTGCTGTTTGTCTCCTGCCAAAAAAATGACATCTCAAATTCGCAAGCTTCTGACCAAGAGAAAAAAGCGGCATCTTATTCTGTTCTCTATACAGATCAGCAATTGATAAATTGGAAAGAGACTGGGAATCCCTTTTTGGAAAGCGAACATAAAAATTCTAAAAATACGCTCATTGATAAGAATATTCCATCTCAGGGCGGTGTGTTTGAACCAATTCCAATTGGAACTAAAGCTTTTGGAGTTCATCCTTATCAGAATCGTTTCTGGTCTATGATCAGGTTAAAAGTTGGACTTACACTAGTTACACAGGCTGATTATGAGTTAAAACAAAATCTCACTGATGCCATATCGGAAATTGAGGCAGAAACCAATATTAGGTTCTATAATTCCCTTTATGATTTAGACGAGGACCCAGTTTATCATTTCAAATATCCTAATGTGCATATAAGCAAAGCCACAGGGAATAAAAAAGGATCTTCTTATATTGGTCTTCAGGGGGGAGAACAAAACATTTATTTACCTGAGGGTTCTACTGTTGCGTTTATTAAAAGAGCTTTAGTTAATGTTGCAGGTATGTATAATGAACAACAGAGAAATGATCGTGATACTTACGTAAACATTAATACGAATAACGTTGACCCGGATAACAGATATCATTTTGATAAAATTACTACCAATTACTATTCAATTGGATCGTTTGATTTTAATTCTATTACTTTAGCGGGATCAACAGAGTTTTCTAATAATGGTTTAAACAGTATTTGGAAGAAAGATGGTTCAACTATCAATTCTAATCAGACATTATCAAATACAGACCGAGCTTTTATAAACTATTTTTATCTTCCATACATTGCTAGAACTGATAATTATAGACAATTAGACGATGTGGTGTATGATGGTAATAATGTTCAGCTTACAACTACTCAAAGACAACAGTTGCAAGATTATCTCAATAATTACGCTCCTTACCCAGGTGATGGTAATATCATTAATCAACAACCTTTTTAA
- a CDS encoding M12 family metallopeptidase, giving the protein MSDYFLTLINTIMIRKTLNLKTLSLLMIALLLSCSKDKIADQPKHIQEIAKKAKGEFITLESGATVEKRGENYFIEGDILLTPSQFELIKMNNSFEAVAKEELDQPYENASPASSGRLFKTNPNTKSVGVHPNENRMWAMVRYTVNSNVSAGARLAISAAIQHIESTTNIRFYNATGQPTYDSQWGFYYPYIEFFHGTSTNPSAWNAEGNWSTVGRWDAVKNPATQGRGDAGQWLSLQQDESMGPFFPPFSVPMGVVAHEIMHAIGLYHEHTRPDRDNTITVHPDRCRLTGDDYKTNFDKRTGNYFMFGSSVDLNSIMMYGMTDFAKDANFPVITLNAGGTYPVNRTALSDLDRSYANYFYLPYIARSDVYRELAPTVYKSDNTVMTAQERSNLQAYLNNGNPNPPNCCRLTNNHTNL; this is encoded by the coding sequence ATGTCTGATTATTTTTTAACCTTAATAAACACTATTATGATTAGGAAAACACTTAATTTGAAAACTCTATCATTATTGATGATAGCTTTACTTTTATCTTGCAGTAAGGACAAGATAGCTGACCAACCGAAACATATTCAAGAAATAGCGAAAAAGGCTAAAGGTGAATTTATTACCCTAGAGTCTGGGGCAACGGTAGAAAAACGTGGTGAGAATTATTTTATAGAAGGTGACATCTTACTGACACCTAGTCAATTTGAGCTGATAAAAATGAATAATTCTTTTGAAGCGGTTGCCAAAGAAGAGTTGGATCAACCTTATGAAAACGCGTCACCGGCATCTTCGGGTAGATTATTTAAAACTAATCCCAATACCAAAAGTGTTGGCGTTCATCCAAATGAAAATAGAATGTGGGCTATGGTAAGATATACTGTAAATTCCAATGTCAGTGCAGGAGCAAGGTTAGCCATTAGTGCCGCCATTCAACACATTGAATCAACTACAAATATAAGGTTTTACAATGCAACAGGCCAGCCAACTTATGATTCTCAATGGGGGTTTTATTATCCTTACATCGAATTCTTTCATGGTACTTCTACTAATCCTAGTGCTTGGAATGCAGAAGGAAATTGGTCAACTGTTGGGAGATGGGATGCCGTTAAGAATCCAGCAACACAGGGGCGGGGAGATGCTGGGCAATGGTTAAGCCTTCAGCAGGATGAATCAATGGGACCTTTTTTTCCTCCTTTTTCAGTTCCGATGGGTGTTGTGGCGCACGAAATTATGCATGCTATTGGTTTATACCACGAGCATACTAGACCTGATCGCGACAATACCATTACTGTTCATCCTGATAGATGTAGGCTAACTGGTGATGATTATAAAACGAATTTTGATAAGCGGACAGGGAATTATTTTATGTTTGGAAGTAGTGTCGATCTAAATTCTATTATGATGTATGGTATGACTGATTTCGCTAAAGATGCTAATTTTCCTGTGATTACATTAAATGCAGGGGGGACTTATCCTGTTAATAGAACTGCGCTATCAGATTTGGATAGGTCGTATGCTAACTATTTCTATTTACCATATATAGCTAGGTCAGACGTATATAGAGAATTGGCTCCAACTGTTTATAAATCTGATAATACTGTAATGACTGCTCAAGAAAGATCGAATTTGCAAGCATATTTGAACAATGGCAATCCTAATCCACCCAATTGTTGTAGGTTAACCAATAATCACACAAATTTATAA